A genome region from Drosophila simulans strain w501 chromosome 2R, Prin_Dsim_3.1, whole genome shotgun sequence includes the following:
- the LOC6735362 gene encoding phosphate carrier protein, mitochondrial — protein MFKSLFDAAQNSTFKSPFTSVNCQSATPTSAPTSSAVVTPTLRDVAPRQLTPNHNIAAAAVAEGDSCEFGSNHYFLLCGLGGIISCGSTHTMVVPLDLVKCRLQVDPAKYKSVFTGFRISLAEEGVRGLAKGWAPTFIGYSMQGLCKFGLYEVFKKVYGDAIGEENAFLYRTGLYLAASASAEFFADIALAPMEAAKVKIQTTPGFAKTLREALPKMTAQEGVAAFYKGLVPLWMRQIPYTMMKFACFERTLELLYKYVVPKPRADCTKGEQLVVTFAAGYIAGVFCAIVSHPADTVVSKLNQAKGASALDVAKQLGWSGLWGGLVPRIVMIGTLTAAQWFIYDAVKVFLRMPRPPPPEMPESLKKKLGVTGEQ, from the exons ATGTTTAAGTCCCTGTTCGATGCCGCGCAGAACTCAACGTTCAAGTCGCCATTCACCAGCGTCAACTGCCAgtcagccacgcccacttccgCCCCCACATCCTCTGCGGTGGTGACCCCCACTCTCAGGGATGTTGCTCCACGCCAGCTGACTCCAAACCACAAcatcgctgccgctgccgttgcCGAGGGTG ACTCCTGCGAGTTCGGCTCGAACCACTACTTCCTGCTGTGCGGCCTGGGCGGCATCATCTCGTGCGGCTCCACACACACCATGGTGGTGCCCCTGGATTTGGTCAAGTGCCGCCTGCAGGTGGACCCGGCCAAGTACAAGAGCGTGTTCACCGGCTTCCGCATCAGCTTGGCTGAGGAGGGCGTCCGCGGATTGGCCAAGGGATGGGCACCCACCTTCATCGGCTACTCGATGCAGGGTCTGTGCAAGTTCGGCCTGTACGAAGTCTTCAAGAAGGTGTACGGCGATGCCATCGGCGAGGAGAACGCATTCCTCTACAGAACCGGACTCTATTTGGCTGCATCGGCCTCCGCCGAGTTCTTCGCCGACATCGCCCTGGCGCCCATGGAGGCGGCCAAGGTCAAGATCCAGACCACGCCCGGATTCGCCAAGACATTGCGCGAGGCTCTGCCCAAGATGACGGCCCAGGAGGGCGTGGCCGCCTTCTACAAGGGCCTGGTGCCATTGTGGATGCGCCAGATCCCATACACCATGATGAAGTTCGCCTGCTTCGAGCGGACGCTGGAGCTGCTCTACAAGTATGTGGTGCCCAAGCCACGTGCCGATTGCACCAAGGGTGAGCAGTTGGTGGTGACCTTCGCCGCCGGCTACATTGCCGGCGTGTTCTGCGCCATCGTCTCGCATCCGGCGGACACAGTGGTGTCCAAGCTGAACCAGGCCAAGGGTGCCTCAGCCCTGGACGTGGCCAAGCAGCTGGGTTGGTCTG GATTGTGGGGCGGTTTGGTGCCCAGGATCGTGATGATCGGCACATTGACCGCCGCCCAGTGGTTCATCTACGATGCCGTCAAGGTGTTCCTgcgcatgccacgcccaccaccaccagaaATGCCCGAGTCCCTGAAGAAGAAGCTGGGCGTGACTGGCGAGCAGTAA
- the LOC6735363 gene encoding VWFA and cache domain-containing protein CG16868 produces MWPNSHLNAVLLTLAVLACPTSSQHVPLAMANSTSNQVPTDPGFMPLQQSPGSVFFVHHNQQNAMQLRHSMEGKLRNIRNTELRVAKIQEIFDSMHFSSAKGASNTRQAPSNDSSLVNPQLQRDLQLFSERLSKKIQKATYVVLELRELLRYNLTKVWQYSYGDEDEESESEMDLEMELEDLHARNTASPTDEHVQLYLNTQIESCQPDYETDLEYGSSSTQSIHYNRQQIQILNYLKSDDARATFLNENNARSLAVNGYISNQLVLLKRRLSRSDAENSNSKPISGNHFKHIYFLSNSDGASASLHFRQLYVSAIKQKFVLFLIDVGSALSAELFDLSKSFVHEILQLLEDTDKVSLVTVASEANFMSLEAFPAEAGHGIYSATRAHKEEIISFINNLSRAQAFTNHSLGFEYSFELLHRLQQSGMINTAEQPVEFVYITRGLLTNLSDAMAVLRVVADGQRRLRAPVIINTCAVVLDEKRIMYEKQFLNDVASQNYTKYEIDVASWWPSGQEASDLVGRFYVLSKMHAETSLPQTSSRIFGPLFQERYLSDTLEVHPPVVDADSGDVLVSITHAVPPYGVVGVNLYLSDLLEDLLNYPSTTTSAKQGLGYAFLLDRSTGNTLAHPAFPRPLIQRETSYPVNIAYLENATDFSSHIRDRLLREESGNVTTDVYVGRQRLQRTYYWQSVLGFYVLCLVSSGGDPLRNVSSTQRYNLKDTVSNYEPGYYGESMDLFYHRLDLNQGGSAPPKTCRYFRQVATMDAPTLFLSAAAFESPFGFLHNNRPRTQLRHVESIMAYLRDSSGLLANMGLRPSIRHEVGVLYQAMQQLRRRHQDARGSLRSHVIRRYIASVSGVLQLYPGCLLSSSYDPTRRPWFRQAIAQPGKIVSTAPYLDAGGAGYIITIAHTIFEGKAHALHSAQQDRPVAVVALDVPYAFYYRLILEGTPICQLPHIKCLLFEHEGYLLAHPSMLQPATLTKNQRRPHEHLTHKESYLANDMLNHGQLVRKLGCASYQNRTLQRYYAFNTSLSSILGNVVHGERTKYAIALIRGSNLFAAVLNSSCDGGAFCPCSTIDRECLNCKRMDQTDCECPCECPMVGDSSSPSSLMYFANYTRQFPYCPPPSEHFIALPPTTQLLSALPNCPGSAGICETYSTQRECLGVMGCEWCQLDVDGNSFSTAFCSSQASCFNGVLASLTPYGELDEMELLAAHNPQREQHAYSAFGPLGGAIVVLVMVIGFAIYCYRHNLDAQTQEHFYVDSVQEENYGLPLSRFNFDDCKAHDEPPLGGGYDHASAQRQLMHAADISPYHVSSGSSYRRPPNGESDHGYSTMTPHEDSSDQQCFTLAEPLLLHDKRHSKSDTMSISTSISSPTNRQQSSSQPNTHPYLSNQPTSKTERYKQVQATPSPCRGPPAGGVYGQTTLPLEVDETRPHYILAPVTVHRHMETAES; encoded by the exons ATGTGGCCCAACAGCCACCTAAACGCCGTGCTGCTCACTCTGGCAGTGCTGGCGTGCCCAACTAGCAGCCAACATGTTCCTCTGGCCATGGCCAACTCAACTAGCAACCAAGTGCCTACGGATCCTGGCTTCATGCCGCTGCAGCAGTCGCCGGGAAGCGTCTTTTTCGTGCACCACAACCAGCAGAATGCCATGCAGCTGCGACACAGCATGGAGGGCAAGCTGCGGAATATTCGCAATACGGAGCTGAGGGTGGCCAAGATACAG GAAATCTTTGACTCCATGCACTTCAGCAGCGCCAAAGGAGCGTCAAACACTCGTCAAGCTCCGAGCAACGATAGCAGTCTGGTCAATCCCCAGTTGCAGCGGGATTTGCAGTTGTTCAGCGAGCGTCTGAGCAAAAAAATCCAGAAAGCCACTTACGTGGTGTTGGAACTGCGCGAACTGCTTCGCTACAACCTCACCAAGGTCTGGCAGTACAGCTACggcgacgaggatgaggagtcGGAGAGCGAAATGGATCTAGAGATGGAGCTGGAAGATCTGCATGCCAGGAACACGGCCTCACCAACCGATGAGCATGTCCAACTCTACCTGAACACCCAAATAGAGAGCTGCCAGCCTGACTACGAAACGGACTTGGAGTACGGCTCCTCGTCGACCCAATCGATTCACTACAACAGGCAGCAGATCCAAATCCTAAACTATCTCAAGTCGGATGATGCACGCGCTACCTTCCTGAACGAGAATAATGCCCGTTCCTTGGCTGTCAATGGCTACATATCGAATCAACTAGTACTACTCAAGCGCAGACTCAGTCGAAGCGATGCGGAAAACTCGAATAGCAAGCCAATTAGCGGCAATCACTTTAAACACATATATTTCCTGTCCAATTCGGATGGAGCTTCTGCTAGCCTTCACTTTCGTCAGCTCTACGTGTCAGCTATTAAGCAGAAATTTGTGCTCTTCCTCATCGACGTGGGATCAGCTCTAAGCGCGGAGTTATTCGACCTCTCAAAAAGCTTTG TACACGAAATTCTTCAGCTGCTGGAAGATACGGATAAAGTTTCACTGGTGACGGTTGCGAGTGAAGCGAACTTCATGTCCCTAGAAGCCTTTCCCGCCGAGGCTGGCCACGGCATCTACAGTGCGACTCGTGCGCACAAGGAGGAAATAATTAGCTTCATAAACAACTTGAGCCGGGCACAAGCTTTTACAAACCACTCCTTGGGATTTGAGTACTCCTTTGAGCTACTCCATCGACTGCAACAGTCGGGTATGATAAATACGGCAGAGCAACCAGTGGAATTCGTTTACATTACTCGTGGTCTGCTGACCAACTTGTCTGATGCAATGGCAGTACTGCGAGTAGTGGCCGATGGTCAAAGACGACTCAGGGCTCCAGTGATCATTAACACATGCGCGGTGGTGCTCGACGAGAAGCGGATAATGTACGAAAAGCAATTCCTTAACGACGTGGCCAGTCAGAACTACACCAAGTACGAGATTGATGTGGCAAGTTGGTGGCCCAGTGGACAGGAAGCGTCTGACTTGGTTGGACGCTTCTATGTGCTCAGCAAAATGCACGCGGAAACGTCGTTACCCCAAACGAGTTCACGGATATTTGGACCGCTCTTTCAAGAGCGATATTTGAGTGATACGCTGGAAGTTCACCCTCCAGTTGTGGACGCAGACAGCGGAG ATGTTCTTGTCTCCATCACGCATGCCGTTCCTCCCTACGGTGTTGTAGGAGTAAACTTGTACCTGTCGGATCTGCTTGAGGATCTACTTAACTACCCCAGTACTACAACCAGTGCCAAGCAGGGCTTAGGTTATGCCTTTCTGCTCGATCGCTCGACGGGAAACACGCTGGCTCATCCGGCTTTTCCGCGACCGCTCATTCAGCGCGAGACCTCGTATCCCGTAAACATCGCTTACCTGGAAAACGCCACGGATTTTTCCAGCCATATACGGGATCGCCTTCTGCGCGAGGAGAGCGGTAATGTCACCACGGATGTCTATGTGGGCAGACAGCGGCTCCAGCGTACCTACTACTGGCAATCCGTGCTGGGATTCTATGTACTATGCCTGGTAAGCAGTGGTGGCGACCCACTGCGCAATGTTTCCTCCACGCAACGATATAACCTGAAGGACACCGTGTCCAACTACGAACCGGGCTACTATGGTGAGAGCATGGACCTGTTCTACCATCGCCTGGATTTAAACCAAGGCGGCAGTGCGCCGCCCAAAACCTGTCGCTACTTCAGACAAGTAGCTACAATGG ATGCTCCAACTCTGTTCCTGAGTGCTGCCGCATTCGAGTCTCCGTTCGGATTCCTTCACAACAATAGGCCTCGCACCCAGCTGCGGCATGTGGAGTCTATAATGGCCTATCTTCGCGACTCAAGTGGCCTGCTGGCCAATATGGGGCTGCGTCCCAGTATTCGTCACGAAGTGGGTGTTCTGTACCAGGCAATGCAGCAGTTGAGACGCCGGCATCAGGACGCAAGGGGATCACTGCGCAGCCATGTCATTCGACGGTACATCGCCAGTGTGAGCGGAGTGCTGCAATTGTACCCAGGTTGCTTACTTAGCAGCAGCTATGATCCAACGCGGAGGCCATGGTTCCGACAGGCAATAGCGCAGCCTGGAAAGATTGTTAGCACAGCTCCGTATCTGGATGCCGGAGGAGCTGGATACATAATCACCATTGCACACACCATCTTCGAAGGCAAGGCACATGCACTGCACTCTGCCCAGCAGGACAGACCAGTAGCAGTGGTAGCCCTGGACGTTCCTTATGCCTTCTACTATCGCCTGATCCTGGAGGGCACACCGATCTGCCAGCTGCCGCACATAAAGTGTCTGCTGTTCGAGCACGAGGGATATTTGCTGGCCCACCCCAGCATGTTGCAGCCCGCCACACTCACGAAAAACCAGCGACGTCCACATGAGCACCTCACACACAAGGAATCGTATTTGGCCAACGATATGTTGAACCACGGCCAGTTGGTACGAAAACTCGGCTGTGCCAGCTACCAAAACCGCACGTTGCAGCGCTACTACGCCTTCAACACATCTCTGTCCAGCATCCTGGGCAACGTAGTGCACGGCGAGAGGACCAAGTACGCGATTGCCCTGATCCGCGGCAGCAATCTCTTCGCTGCCGTACTAAACTCCAGCTGCGATGGCGGCGCCTTTTGCCCGTGCAGCACAATCGACAGAGAGTGTCTCAACTGCAAGCGGATGGACCAAACGGACTGTGAGTGTCCCTGCGAGTGTCCAATGGTGGGAGACAGCAGCTCGCCATCGTCCCTCATGTACTTCGCCAACTACACGCGACAATTTCCGTACTGTCCACCGCCAAGTGAACATTTCATTGCACTTCCGCCGACCACGCAGCTACTGAGTGCTCTACCGAATTGTCCCGGTTCTGCTGGCATATGCGAAACGTACTCCACCCAACGGGAATGCCTCGGAGTGATGGGCTGCGAATGGTGCCAGTTGGATGTGGACGGCAATAGTTTTTCGACCGCCTTCTGCTCGTCCCAGGCGAGCTGCTTCAACGGAGTACTTGCCTCGCTGACACCCTACGGTGAGCTGGACGAAATGGAACTGCTGGCCGCCCACAATCCGCAGAGAGAGCAGCACGCTTACTCTGCATTTGGTCCGCTGGGAGGAGCCATTGTGGTGCTTGTCATGGTGATTGGCTTTGCCATCTACTGCTACAGGCACAATCTGGATGCGCAGACGCAGGAGCACTTCTACGTGGATTCGGTGCAGGAAGAGAATTACGGCTTGCCGCTGTCCAGGTTCAACTTTGACGATTGCAAAGCGCATGACGAACCGCCTCTTGGTGGCGGCTATGACCACGCATCTGCACAGCGGCAGCTGATGCACGCGGCGGATATTTCGCCCTACCACGTTTCCAGCGGCAGTAGCTATCGCCGGCCGCCCAACGGTGAGTCGGATCATGGCTACAGCACAATGACGCCGCACGAGGACAGTTCCGACCAGCAGTGCTTCACGCTGGCGGAACCTTTGCTGCTGCACGACAAGCGGCACAGCAAATCGGACACCATgtccatatccacatccatatcGAGTCCCACGAATCGCCAGCAGTCCTCCTCGCAGCCAAACACGCATCCCTACTTGAGCAATCAGCCGACCTCAAAGACGGAGCGCTACAAGCAGGTGCAGGCCACGCCCTCGCCATGTCGCGGTCCGCCAGCAGGTGGTGTCTACGGGCAGACGACGTTGCCCCTCGAGGTGGATGAGACCCGGCCGCACTACATCCTGGCACCAGTGACGGTGCACCGGCACATGGAAACTGCCGAATCGTAG
- the LOC6735364 gene encoding uncharacterized protein LOC6735364 produces MVTKLLLLLPFVAIVRAEVDFTGGRIAPYAPAGWHPQIPFNLPNEYVPPIRPGQEVEITKARVDQFDPVEKSQPNYLPPKQLNIPEEEILSTSRPSNQYGPPDPKFKIIYPDDEEPVTAKDIVDNQQPKIREGRYFVISQDNKLQRVTFSSQQNENAEDFMAQLTYSTVGQLKDPVYRYNSQGQLERVLK; encoded by the exons ATGGTGACAAAG TTGCTTCTACTGCTGCCATTTGTGGCCATTGTACGAGCTGAAGTGGATTTTACTGGTGGACGTATAGCACCTTATGCACCAGCTGGGTGGCATCCGCAGATTCCATTCAACTTACCCAACGAGTATGTGCCTCCTATCCGACCAGGTCAAGAAGTAGAAATCACTAAGGCACGAGTGGACCAGTTCGATCCAGTGGAAAAGTCCCAGCCAAATTATTTGCCTCCAAAACAACTGAATATACCCGAGGAAGAGATTTTGTCCACATCCCGACCGTCTAATCAGTACGGTCCTCCAGATCcgaaatttaaaatcatttatcCCGACGATGAGGAGCCAGTTACTGCAAAAGATATCGTAGACAATCAGCAGCCCAAAATCAGAGAGGGACGTTACTTCGTCATTTCCCAGGACAATAAACTACAGAGAGTTACTTTCAGCTCCCAGCAAAACGAGAATGCTGAGGATTTTATGGCTCAGTTGACTTACTCCACTGTGGGGCAACTGAAGGATCCAGTGTATCGATACAACAGCCAGGGACAACTGGAGAGGGTCCTGAAGTAG
- the LOC6735365 gene encoding pro-resilin, with the protein MKAFTSIALLVCLAAWTHAEPPVPQNQYLPPNQSPQAPSNNYLPPTQGYQSPSNNYLPPQRTGGNGGAPSNSYGAPIAPPQGQYGAPALTGAIFKGGNGNGGYGGGNGNGNGYGQRDEEQYGPAKYEFKYDVQDYESGNDFGHMESRDGDLAVGRYYVLLPDGRKQIVEYEADQNGYRPTIRYEQVGNGNGNGNGNGRNGGGYDSNAQQGKFNGY; encoded by the exons ATGAAG GCTTTTACATCCATTGCCCTGCTCGTGTGCCTGGCTGCCTGGACCCATGCGGAACCACCAGTTCCCCAGAACCAGTACCTGCCACCGAACCAGTCGCCCCAGGCGCCGTCCAACAACTACCTGCCGCCCACGCAGGGCTACCAGTCGCCGTCGAACAACTACTTGCCACCCCAGCGGACCGGCGGCAATGGAGGAGCGCCCAGCAACAGCTATGGCGCCCCCATCGCTCCTCCTCAGGGTCAATACGGTGCTCCAGCGCTGACTGGTGCCATCTTCAagggcggaaacggaaacggcgGCTATGGCGGCGGtaatggcaacggcaacggctACGGACAACGGGATGAGGAGCAGTACGGACCGGCCAAGTACGAGTTCAAGTACGACGTACAGGACTACGAGTCGGGCAATGACTTCGGACACATGGAGTCCCGCGATGGCGATCTTGCCGTGGGCCGCTACTACGTCCTGTTGCCCGATGGTCGCAAACAGATTGTTGAGTACGAGGCCGACCAGAATGGATACCGCCCAACCATTCGGTACGAGCAGGTCGGTAATGGCAACGgaaacggcaatggcaatggtcGCAACGGTGGCGGTTATGATAGCAACGCGCAGCAGGGCAAGTTCAACGGCTACTAA
- the LOC6735366 gene encoding casein kinase II subunit beta' encodes MTDSDESSWIHWFCKQRGNEFFCEVDEEYIQDKFNLNFLDSNVKNYKCALEVILDLNPGSASEDPAEPELEASAEKLYGLIHARFILTNRGIELMLEKYNKGEFGTCPRVFCHQQPVLPIGLSDNPGEEMVAIYCPKCNDVFIPKASRHSNLDGAFFGTGFPHMLFMEKPDARPKRGKQKFVPRLFGFKIHHTAYRTAAENQKDVTTSPVGEIDSPSHI; translated from the exons ATGACTGATTCGGACGAGTCTTCCTGGATTCATTGGTTTTGCAAGCAGCGTGGCAACGAGTTCTTTTGCGAAGTGGATGAGGAATACATCCAGGACAAGTTCAACCTAAACTTTCTTGACTCGAACGTGAAGAACTACAAATGTGCCTTGGAGGTGATCCTGGATCTCAATCCGGGTTCAGCCTCGGAAGACCCCGCTGAACCAGAACTGGAGGCTAGTGCAGAGAAACTGTATGGCTTGATCCACGCTCGCTTTATCCTAACCAACCGGGGCATCGAACTGATGTTGGAGAAGTACAATAAGGGCGAATTCGGGACGTGTCCACGAGTATTTTGCCATCAGCAGCCGGTGCTGCCCATTGGCTTGAGCGATAATCCCGGCGAGGAAATGGTCGCCATCTATTGCCCGAAGTGCAATGATGTGTTCATTCCCAAGGCATCGAGACACTCGAATCTGGATGGAGCCTTCTTTGGCACTGGATTTCCTCATATGCTGTTCATGGAGAAACCGGATGCTAGGCCCAAGCGGGGAAAGCAGAAGTTTGTGCCCAG GCTTTTTGGCTTTAAGATCCACCACACGGCCTACCGAACTGCCGCTGAGAACCAAAAAGATGTGACAACGTCGCCAGTGGGAGAAATCGATAGCCCATCCCACATCTGA